A genomic region of Candidatus Schekmanbacteria bacterium contains the following coding sequences:
- the leuB gene encoding 3-isopropylmalate dehydrogenase — protein MVELKVVVLQGDGIGPEVVEGAMLVLNRVSRVFKIKFKFIKGLIGGAAIDKKKTPLPAETLSLCRENGVVLLGAVGGPKWDGLKGAARPESGLLEIRKRLDLFANIRPAKIFKPLVNASTIKESVLKNVDFIVLRELSSGIYYGKPRGIKKSKSGLLAFNTMSYDEKTISRIAEVAFQMAIERSKKVTSVDKANVLECSQLWRRTVENIHKKYSEVKLEHMYIDNCAMQMIRNPGQFDIILTSNLFGDILSDEAAMITGSIGMLASASLGKKASLYEPVHGSAPDIAGKNIANPLATILSTAMMLRYSFKNNNVASRIELAVEKVLESGYRTADIFSGAGKLVGTDKMAALVGDNINQ, from the coding sequence ATGGTTGAATTAAAAGTTGTTGTTCTTCAAGGTGATGGGATCGGCCCTGAGGTTGTTGAAGGGGCGATGTTAGTGTTAAACAGGGTAAGCAGGGTTTTTAAGATTAAATTTAAATTTATTAAGGGACTTATTGGTGGAGCTGCTATAGATAAGAAAAAGACCCCGCTTCCGGCAGAAACACTTTCACTTTGTAGGGAAAATGGTGTTGTACTGCTTGGAGCTGTTGGGGGGCCTAAATGGGATGGATTAAAGGGTGCAGCGAGGCCTGAATCAGGGCTCCTGGAAATAAGAAAACGCCTTGATTTATTTGCCAATATAAGGCCCGCAAAAATATTTAAGCCTTTAGTTAATGCTTCTACTATTAAGGAAAGTGTTCTTAAAAATGTGGATTTCATTGTTCTTCGGGAACTCTCTTCGGGTATTTATTATGGTAAGCCTCGTGGTATAAAAAAGAGTAAATCAGGGCTGCTTGCCTTTAACACTATGTCTTATGATGAAAAGACTATTTCACGCATTGCAGAAGTTGCTTTTCAAATGGCAATTGAGCGAAGTAAAAAAGTCACCTCAGTTGATAAAGCCAATGTGCTTGAATGTTCACAGCTTTGGAGAAGAACTGTAGAGAATATCCATAAAAAATACAGCGAGGTAAAGCTTGAACATATGTACATTGACAACTGTGCCATGCAGATGATCAGGAATCCGGGACAGTTTGATATTATACTAACATCCAATCTTTTTGGTGATATTTTAAGCGATGAAGCTGCTATGATTACAGGTTCTATTGGAATGTTGGCATCTGCAAGCTTAGGGAAAAAGGCTTCACTATATGAACCAGTTCACGGTAGTGCTCCGGACATTGCAGGTAAAAACATTGCAAATCCTCTTGCAACAATTCTTTCGACAGCCATGATGCTTAGATACTCATTTAAGAATAATAATGTTGCTTCTCGTATAGAGCTTGCTGTTGAAAAAGTTCTTGAAAGTGGCTACAGAACTGCAGATATCTTTAGCGGGGCAGGCAAGCTAGTTGGGACCGATAAGATGGCAGCATTAGTGGGAGATAATATAAATCAGTAA